The region GGCAGTTGGCCGATATGCCCGCAATCAACGCAATCGCCAAGCGTGAGAATCTGCTGGTGCTGGAAGACTCCGCCCAGGCTCATGGGGCTCAGATTGAGGGTAGAAGTGCCGGTAACTGGGGGGATGCATCCGGGTTCAGTTTTTACCCAGGTAAAAACCTGGGGGCGCTGGGTGATGCCGGTGCCATTACTTCCAGTGATGCCGAGCTGGTCAGTATGGTTCAGGCATTGCGAAACTACGGTTCACATGAAAAGTACAAAAACCTCGTACAGGGCGTGAATAGCCGACTGGATGAGATTCAAGCTGCCATGTTGAGCGTCAAACTAAAATACCTGGAGGCGCAGACCGAGGCGCGTCGACGTGTGGCAGCCACTTATATGGCCGGAATAAACAACCCCTGGATCAAGCTGCCCTTGAGCGGTGACGTTGACGTAATGAGCCATACCTCACATGTTTGGCATCTTTTTGTCGTGCGCTCTGAGCATCGTGAAAAACTGCAACGTCATCTTAGCGCCTCAGGCGTTCAAACATTAATTCACTACCCGATCCCACCGCATCAGCAACAGGCCTATGTGGGCGCTGATTTCTATAATAAATCGTTCCCCTTGACGGAGCGCATTCATCACGAAGTATTGAGTCTGCCAATGAGCCCGGTCATGACGGATGCTGAGATTGATGGTGTTGTTGAAGCCTGTAACAGCTTTTCTGCAGAAGCCTGAATATGACGCTGCTTAAAACAAGCTTTCTCAACGGCATTGCGGTGGTTATTAAAATGCTCACCTTGTTGGGCATCAATAAAATGTTGGCCATCTATGTGGGGCCCTCTGGATACGCGGCGCTGGGTCAGTTCCAAAACGCAGTGCAGATGGTGACGACCTTTTCAACGGGTGCCATCAGTACCGGAGTGACAAAATACACCGCCGAATATCAAGACGATGAGGGCGCGCAGCACCGCGTATGGCGCACTGCGGGTACGATTGCGTGTGCGGGCTCAGTGTTGACTTCCCTCCTCATTATTCTATTCAGTAAACCGCTGGCGGTCTGGTGTTTTAACGACGAGTCGCTTTACAGCGTCTTTATTTGGTGCGCAGCGACGCTGATATTCTTTTCATTCAATACACTGCTGCTGGCGATCCTTAACGGCAAAAAAGAAATCAATCGATACATCCTCGCAAATATCGGAGGGAGCATTCTTTCGCTTTTGGTCATCATCGTGATGGTGACTCAGTTTGGCTTATACGGTGCATTGATTTCTTTAGTGCTGTATCAGTCAATCGCTTTTTTTGTGACGTGCCTGCTGTGCTACAAGACCCCGTGGTTTCGATTGTCGAATCTGTTTGGAAAGCTGGATAAACAAATTGCGATAAATTTGACGAAATTTACTGCAATGGCACTCACGACAGCGGCCTGCGTGCCCGTCAGTCATATCCTGGTGCGAAACTATCTGGGCTCGGAATTTGGCTGGGAAACAGCTGGATATTGGGAGGCCATGTGGCGTTTAAGTACGGCTTACCTATTGTTGGTGACCACAACGCTTGGGTTATATTTTCTACCGAAGTTGTCGGAACTGATCGACCCTCAGGAGATTAAGAGGGAAATTATCCAAGGCTATAAATTGATTTTGCCTGTTGCCATGGTCTGTGGTTTGGTTATCTATATTTTAAGAGACTTCATAATCGGCATTCTGTTCACCAGCGCTTTTAGCCCAATGAGAGACTTCTTTGCTTGGCAGATGCTCGGTGACACGCTAAAGATTGCAAGTTGGATACTTGCCTACCTGATGTTGGGCAAGGCAATGGTGAAGATGTATATCCTCACAGAAGTATTTTTTTCACTCGGGTTTTACCTGTTGACAGTCGTGCTAACAAAGGTAGGCGGCCCTGTCGGGGTAACGTGGGCGCATGCGCTTAACTACGGGATTTACTGGCTAGTTATGTATTTTCTTATTTACAGAAAGTTAAATAAAAATAACGCTGGGTGAGGACGTTTTGACCATGAGTGGCTTGCTATCTTCAATCCGCGATATGATTTTAGCGCACGAAGACGTTGATAAGAGTGTCGAGCTGTCTGAGGTGTATGGGGCAATACTGTGGGCGGTTGATAAAGGTATTTACGACGACCCCGAGCTTGAGGAAATATTAACTGCGCGATGCACGAATGTGTTGCCAAAAATCAGTGGTCACACGCCGCTAAAAGATTGTATTCATTTAATCTCGGAGCCCTATCTGATCGGTGGTCATACTCGATTGATGGAGCAGCTGTCCACGATGCACCGGGAAAAGCCGGACCTACTGATAACCCGCCAAAGTGATGAGAAAGCGGTTGAGCGCACCCGCGGTTTTTTTGACAAGTGTACGGTTATAGCCGCTGATACACCCCTGAAAAAAATCGCTGAAATCGTAGAGTCTCTCAAGTCGTACAGCCGGATTGTTTTGCATATTCATCCGGACGATATGATATCTGTTATCGCATGCAAAATAGTAAAGAGTATTACCGGGGCTAAGATCTTTTTTGTAAATCACGCAGATCACGTATTCACTTATGGCAGTTCGGTGGCCGATGTGTACTTTGAAATTAGTACATTCGGTCGACGTCGAGACATGAAAAAGACAATCACCGGGTGTAAGTCTTTTTTGGGGATTCCATTAACAAGTGCCTTGGTGACAAAGAGTCACGGTCTGCCTGGCAAGAATGACAGGTTGAATTTTTTCAGCGCGGCATCCCCATTCAAGTTTAAACCGGTCAAGCACTATGATCTAAGACCCGCCATAGGCAGAGTGCTTTCTGAATTTAAACACTCGACATTCTGGATTGTCGGGGCCAGCCCGCTTACAAATATCTGGTGGTGGCCGTTAAAGCTTAGGTACGGGAGCCGATTCAAGATTTTATCGTCAGTGCCGTACGAGAGTTATCTAAAGCTATTAGACTCAGCGGATTTTTACGTTGATAGTTATCCCACTCCGGGTGGCACTGCGTTTGCGGAGCAACTCTTTAAAGGTCGCCGTTGTGTTGGGCTACGCGCTCCGATACAAGGTTATTCGCCAGCAGATAATTTGAAAGATGGAAGTGTCGACGATTTTATGACGAGCATTCTTCATCGCCAGAACGGTAGCGAGATTATCGAGTCGGTGTTGGCCGTTAATGGTTACGAGGCGGTGAAAGCCCGTTATCAAGCGTGCCTGTATGATGGCGTTATGTGTGCGAATGAGATGGAAGCGTATGTCGCATGGACCGGAGATATAGCCGTCTACGAGCAGGCAGGGAAAATAACGACAGCCATTCCACCTGCGGTCGTGTCCAAATTAATTGATTTTGATAAGCGTTTTTTGTCGATTCTGTTTTTTGAGCTCAGTGCCACACAAAAAATAAAGATTGCCGTCAAACTAGTGCTTTTAAAGCTCAAGAAGCAGCGCGGGAAAGAGAACAGGTCGGGTAACGTATGAGTGCGTTAGTCCTGCGTTCTTTTTTAATAATGCTTCTGCTATCAGATTACGTTATTTTAACGCTCCACGCCCCAAGCGTTGTGGGGGCGTGGCGTGAAGGGGTTGTACTTCTTTATGTTTTGCTGATGATGCTGATTGCATTTTTTCATGCAGGTACTCGCTTTTCACTTCCGGGTAGGTATAAAGGGCCCTTGCTGTTATTTTTGTTTTTTTTAGTGTTCTATTGCGTGTGTGGTGAATTTTCAGAGTCGTCTTTCCGGATGTTCCGATCATTCGCTATGCCGGTGCTCTTTGCATTGACGGTCAACGCAGTATGTCTGGGCTTAACGCTTGAAACCAAGTTGCGTGTTATATTTTCGACACTGGTAGTGATGACGTTTGTTTCAGGGGCGTATGCGCTTTATCAATACCAAACGATCAGTGACGCTGAGCAGTTCTGGTATTGGCCACTGCTGTCTGAGAAAGGATTCATATTGGAGATCTACAACTCCATGAGGGACGGCAATCCCAGGATGTCGGGTTTTTTTACCGGGACTCTGGAGTTTTCAGCATTTATTTTGAACACCGCGCTATTCACCTTTTGCCTGCTGGTGCAGGCGATTAGGAAAAAAGCCTACGATTTGAGGTGTTTGATATATGTAATTGTTGCACTTTTTTCGACGGTGCTGATCATTTATGGGTCGGTCAGAACCTCTGCTATTGGAATGATTTCAGCGGTATTTTTCCTTGCGGTGTTACAGCTGTTTCGCCGAAAGATGTTTATCAGTTTGCTGGGATATGGTTATTTTCTGTCTGTGACGGGTTCTATTTTTTTATACCTCGCGTTGGGGTATACGGAAGATCTGTCCGCTCTTGATAGGGTTCGTCAATGGTATGTGGTTCTCGGATCCCTTAATACCATGCCCCTTGGTGTTGGGTTTGGGGCTATCGGGCCCGGGCAATTGTACTGGTTTGATTCGCTGTGGTTGAATCTCCTGGCATCCTCTGGTTATCTGGGGGTGGCGATCATGATGGTGCTTATCTGTTTTTACAGTAAGGTCGTCGCGATCACTCAGGAGATGCGTGCTGGGACGGATGTGTTCATGAGGGGGGTGGCTGATTACCTGGTTATCAGTTACCCATTCTTTCTGAGCAGCTTTTTTTTCCAGTCTTACACTAACAGTGTTGTGTTGTATCTTTTTGCGTTAGTTATAGTGGTGGTAATGGATGAGTCTAAATATCGTGCACGCTAAGCTTTCGATATTGATCGTTCTTTATAAGAGGCATTATAAGGACTCGGCTGCTATCACGACGTTACTGAATAATCGCGTGCGCTTTCAAGAAAAAGAGATTTATGTTGATTTTTATGTGTGGAACAATACACCGTCGTGCTCGCCTGCATTATCGGGCGATAGTTTAACGTGGCTTGAGGGTGATAATGATGGCTTGCCTCATGTCTACAATCGCGTAGCCGATATGGCCTTTGCGAACGGTGCTACGCATTTCATGATTTCCGACGATGACACAGACTATTCCAGTCAGAATTATGTCGATGCTATATCTGCTGCGCTTGAATGTGAGACCACGTCACCTCCGAATTCATTTGGGGTCATGCTGCCAAAAATTTACTCCAGGGAAACACTGATAAGTCCAGGCTGGCGGTTCTGGTTTTTCGGTCGCCTGTCCGAACAAGTTGATAGCGGTATGAATGCCTCGGTTAACAAGCTCGCTATCAACAGTGGCGTTATATTCAACAAGTCATGTTATGAAAAAATGTCGCCGCTTTTTGACGAGCGTCTCAAGTTTTACGCAACGGACACTGCATTTTTCGTCAGATACGAATCCTATTATTCGCACTTTTATGTGCTGGACACTGTTCTGCAACACGATCTTTCCGAACATACATCGGATAGCGCCGAACGTGCCATTTTTCGCTTTCAGGAAATGATTCGGGGTTTTCGCGTGATCTTTGAGCGCAAGGGGTACCTCTTCCACGGTGTGATGGAGATGTATTTGATGGTGTCCTCCCTGAGAAAGAGTATCTCATACAAAAATACAGGTTTTTTCCGTTCCTATATTTCGTCTTTTAGAGGGAAGAAATAATGCTGATCGAACTGGTTGAGTTTCTTTCTCTTAAAATAAGGAAGCGTGGTATCAAAATTGATAGGCGCATTCCGGACAGTTATCTTTTTAAATTGGTTTTGTCGAAAGCGTGCATGGCAATCAATGGTTTCTTCACCTTCAGAAGACGTTCAGTCATTCTTGTGGGAAAAAACGTCACCGTGAAAGCCCGCTCAATGATTACTGCGGGTAAAGGTCTCGTGATTGATGATGGCTGTTTTATCGACGCGTTAGCGGTTAAAGGTGTCGCTTTTGGGCGTGGGGTTTCCTTAAAGAAAAATGTTATTATTGAATGCACTGGCAGCTTGACCAAATTGGGCGAGGGGCTTTCGATTGGTAACGATGTAGGCATCGGAAGTGGAAGCTTTTTGGGCTGCGCCGGTGGGCTGTCTATTGGGAATGACACCATCATTGGAAACTATGTCTCGTTTCACTCGGAGAATCATAATTTTTCTGATGCGTCCCTGCCTATTCGGCTCCAGGGCGTGAATAACGAAGGGATCCAGATCGGCAATAATTGCTGGATAGGTGCCAAGGTGACCGTGCTGGACGGTGTGGTTCTTGAGGACGGTTGTGTTGTGGCGGCAGGTGCTGTTTTGAAAGCTGGACGATACGCGGCCAACTCGATCTACGCGGGTGTCCCGGCAAAGCGCATAAAAGAACGCAGCTAAAGGACGTGTCGTGAAGAAGATAATATTTTTCCATTTGCTGAATGACTATAGCGGGAGCCCGAAGGTTC is a window of Pseudomonas antarctica DNA encoding:
- a CDS encoding DegT/DnrJ/EryC1/StrS family aminotransferase; its protein translation is MIQFLDLKSLNKTLREELVEAATRVIDSGWYIQGEHLKRFEDEFAAYTGASQSVGVANGLDALTLTIRAWKELGKLKDHDEVIVPANTYIATLLAVTENNLKPILVEPDEDTYNLCPKNVARALTEKTRLILPVHLYGQLADMPAINAIAKRENLLVLEDSAQAHGAQIEGRSAGNWGDASGFSFYPGKNLGALGDAGAITSSDAELVSMVQALRNYGSHEKYKNLVQGVNSRLDEIQAAMLSVKLKYLEAQTEARRRVAATYMAGINNPWIKLPLSGDVDVMSHTSHVWHLFVVRSEHREKLQRHLSASGVQTLIHYPIPPHQQQAYVGADFYNKSFPLTERIHHEVLSLPMSPVMTDAEIDGVVEACNSFSAEA
- a CDS encoding O-antigen translocase codes for the protein MTLLKTSFLNGIAVVIKMLTLLGINKMLAIYVGPSGYAALGQFQNAVQMVTTFSTGAISTGVTKYTAEYQDDEGAQHRVWRTAGTIACAGSVLTSLLIILFSKPLAVWCFNDESLYSVFIWCAATLIFFSFNTLLLAILNGKKEINRYILANIGGSILSLLVIIVMVTQFGLYGALISLVLYQSIAFFVTCLLCYKTPWFRLSNLFGKLDKQIAINLTKFTAMALTTAACVPVSHILVRNYLGSEFGWETAGYWEAMWRLSTAYLLLVTTTLGLYFLPKLSELIDPQEIKREIIQGYKLILPVAMVCGLVIYILRDFIIGILFTSAFSPMRDFFAWQMLGDTLKIASWILAYLMLGKAMVKMYILTEVFFSLGFYLLTVVLTKVGGPVGVTWAHALNYGIYWLVMYFLIYRKLNKNNAG
- a CDS encoding acyltransferase, whose product is MLIELVEFLSLKIRKRGIKIDRRIPDSYLFKLVLSKACMAINGFFTFRRRSVILVGKNVTVKARSMITAGKGLVIDDGCFIDALAVKGVAFGRGVSLKKNVIIECTGSLTKLGEGLSIGNDVGIGSGSFLGCAGGLSIGNDTIIGNYVSFHSENHNFSDASLPIRLQGVNNEGIQIGNNCWIGAKVTVLDGVVLEDGCVVAAGAVLKAGRYAANSIYAGVPAKRIKERS